In the genome of Luteitalea pratensis, the window CCGACCCGGATGCCGGTGTAGCGTGCCGCGGTTTCATTGCCGCCAACGGCGAAAACCGCGCGTCCCGCCTGGACATGCCGCATGAACAGGTGGAAGACCACCATGAGCACGACCATGACGATCGGGGCGATCCAGTCGAGCGGCACGCCGAGCGGCGCCCACTTCGGCGGGATGCGGGCCGACACGTCGAAGAATCGTCCCTCGGTGACGATGTAGGCGAGCCCGCGGGTGATGCCCATCACGCCGAGCGTGGCGATGAATGGCGGCAGCCGCACGAGTACGACGAGCGCAGCGCTGAGCCCGCCGGCGAGCACGCCGACGCCCAGGCCCGCGAGGATGGAGGCCGGCAGCGACCATTGGCTCTCCAGGTACTGGTGGCCGAGGATGACGGTGGTGAGCGCGATGACGGCGCCGGGCGCGAGGTCGACGCCACCCGAGATGATGACCATCGACGCGCCGACGGCGGCGATGCCGTAGATGGCCGAGTACTTGAGGATCAGCAGCCCGTTCTCGGCGTTCACGAACGGGTGACGGCCACCGCCGTCGGGCCACAGATACCACGCGAAGAACGCGATTTCAGCGAGCAGGATGAACAGCGTGCTCAGCTCGCGGGTACGCAGCAGGTTGGCCCAGCGCGAGCGCGGGGTGGCAAGGGTGGCGACACTCATGCCGCGTCGGTCTCCTCAGCGCGGGTGGCCAGTTGCATCACGTCTTCCTCGGTGGCGCCGCGCGGCACCTCGCCCTGCACGCGGCCCTGCTTGAGGACGACGATGCGATCGGCGAGCGCGAGCAGCTCCGGCAGGTCGCTGGAGACAACGAGGCAGCCCATGCCGAGGGCGGCCTCCTGTCGAATGAGATGGTGGATGTCGTGCTTGGCGCCTACGTCCACACCCTTGGTGGGCTCGTCGAGGAGCAGCACCCTGGGCGCCGTGGCGAG includes:
- a CDS encoding ABC transporter permease, which encodes MSVATLATPRSRWANLLRTRELSTLFILLAEIAFFAWYLWPDGGGRHPFVNAENGLLILKYSAIYGIAAVGASMVIISGGVDLAPGAVIALTTVILGHQYLESQWSLPASILAGLGVGVLAGGLSAALVVLVRLPPFIATLGVMGITRGLAYIVTEGRFFDVSARIPPKWAPLGVPLDWIAPIVMVVLMVVFHLFMRHVQAGRAVFAVGGNETAARYTGIRVGRIKTMVYVVSAVLAALSGVILVLGQGQGKADLATGYELDIIASAVIGGASLSGGRGSVIGAVLGTLIFGVLRNALPQIPGATFYDRLIVGLVVVVIVVVDQLLARRQE